In Helianthus annuus cultivar XRQ/B chromosome 8, HanXRQr2.0-SUNRISE, whole genome shotgun sequence, a single genomic region encodes these proteins:
- the LOC110869816 gene encoding uncharacterized protein LOC110869816 has protein sequence MEREEGECSGVRNKQPIEKQYTWKNAMTFYISNIHPEVSDGEFWIECRNYGHLVDAYIARKRDKWGKCFGFPRFVNIIDGEKMAKSLNNIEFYGWRVKTKVARFVKIEKRAVEKSKQTWVRKEIAETEVKIGNEFEDRSRIKEGLSYADSVRGIKPQVNSVRGIRPQVNKEEIMIFSNESEAFKEWRNKALLCEFHSIEHLKNADKCVMELRIDKGVMRYLGGLKVLITFSNEEDMESLSSKKEERWKEWFHIMGVWKGQLLPYQRIAWLKISGVPIQLWMGEVMNVIAGKFGRIVQSSKADKLDLNLQFDVVVLVFGTDCVGEEIKSSEFQKD, from the exons ATGGAGAGGGAAGAAGGTGAGTGTTCAGGTGTGAGAAACAAGCAGCCGATTGAGAAGCAATACACATGGAAAAATGCCATGACTTTTTACATTTCTAATATACATCCAGAAGTATCGGATGGGGAGTTCTGGATTGAATGTAGGAACTATGGACATTTGGTGGACGCCTACATAGCAAGGAAAAGAGATAAATGGGGAAAATGCTTCGGGTTTCCGAGGTTTGTAAACATAATAGACGGTGAGAAAATGGCGAAGTCACTAAACAACATTGAATTCTACGGATGGAGAGTAAAAACTAAAGTGGCAAGGTTTGTTAAGATAGAGAAAAGAGCAGTGGAGAAAAGCAAACAAACATGGGTCAGAAAAGAAATAGCAGAAACAGAAGTCAAGATTGGAAATGAATTTGAAGATCGATCGAGAATCAAGGAAGGTTTGTCATATGCAGATTCAGTGAGGGGTATAAAACCACAAGTGAATTCAGTGAGGGGAATAAGACCACAGGTAAATAAGGAGGAGATAATGATATTTTCAAACGAGTCAGAAGCTTTCAAGGAATGGAGGAACAAAGCGTTATTGTGTGAATTTCATAGTATTGAACACTTGAAGAACGCAGATAAATGTGTTATGGAACTGAGGATTGATAAAGGTGTGATGAGATACCTAGGTGGGCTAAAAGTACTCATAACGTTCAGTAATGAAGAAGATATGGAATCATTATCAAGCAAGAAAGAGGAACGTTGGAAAGAATGGTTTCACATAATGGGGGTATGGAAAGGACAGCTATTACCATATCAGAGAATAGCGTGGTTAAAGATCAGTGGGGTACCAATTCAGCTCTGGATGGGTGAAGTAATGAACGTAATTGCAGGGAAATTTGGAAGAATTGTCCAAAGTTCGAAAGCAGATAAGTTGGACTTAAATCTGCAATTCGACGTGGtagtgttg GTTTTCGGGACA gatTGTGTTGGAGAGGAGATAAAATCTTCAGAATTTCAAAAAGATTGA